In the Paenibacillus sp. FSL H7-0357 genome, one interval contains:
- a CDS encoding phosphotransferase, whose translation METLHQQFDFNKLCAAYDLGQLTTQPEQIFGGFLHKMYRLTTDRAEYAVKVLNSQIMKRSTAMENYIFAEKVATLAREQGINALPAIVAKGNFMHEVEGQYVLLFPWVDGKPLSSGTIDIDACEKISGILAGIHRIDFSQLTDEADSAKEDYVPSTVDWQSYALEGEQAHLEWSSMLTEYLNKLQQWEQQANAAGAALMNNKVISHRDLDPKNVLWDNNHLPVIIDWEAAGAVNPMQELIEVALYWSGSEQGNVNKDAFRTMISTYRKHGGKIGDNWHDVLNCGFQGKLDWLSYSIKRSLGVESTDAAEQELGMSQVIPTIQAMADYADFIPVCIEWLEEMEV comes from the coding sequence ATGGAAACTTTGCATCAGCAATTCGATTTCAACAAGCTGTGCGCAGCTTACGATTTGGGGCAATTAACAACACAGCCGGAACAAATTTTCGGCGGGTTCCTTCATAAAATGTACCGCTTAACTACGGACCGAGCTGAATACGCCGTAAAAGTGCTGAATTCGCAAATTATGAAGCGGAGCACAGCGATGGAGAACTATATTTTTGCGGAAAAGGTGGCAACTCTGGCCCGTGAGCAAGGTATAAACGCGCTTCCGGCTATCGTAGCGAAGGGGAACTTTATGCATGAAGTAGAGGGTCAATATGTGCTGCTGTTTCCTTGGGTGGACGGTAAGCCGCTATCCTCCGGGACCATTGATATAGATGCCTGCGAGAAAATTTCCGGAATTCTCGCAGGCATACATCGCATAGATTTCTCTCAACTTACAGATGAAGCTGATTCAGCCAAGGAAGATTATGTACCGTCAACCGTGGATTGGCAGAGTTACGCCCTCGAGGGAGAGCAAGCTCACTTGGAATGGTCGTCCATGCTGACAGAATACTTGAATAAGCTGCAACAGTGGGAGCAGCAGGCGAACGCAGCAGGGGCTGCTTTGATGAATAACAAGGTGATCAGTCACAGAGATTTAGATCCGAAAAATGTGTTATGGGATAACAATCATCTTCCGGTTATCATTGACTGGGAAGCAGCCGGGGCGGTTAACCCCATGCAGGAGCTGATCGAAGTAGCTTTGTATTGGTCGGGCTCTGAGCAGGGGAATGTTAACAAAGACGCTTTCCGTACAATGATCAGCACATACCGCAAGCATGGAGGCAAGATCGGCGATAACTGGCATGATGTGCTGAATTGCGGATTTCAAGGGAAGCTGGACTGGCTCAGCTATAGCATCAAACGCTCACTAGGAGTGGAGAGCACAGACGCTGCGGAACAAGAGCTGGGAATGAGTCAAGTCATACCGACAATACAAGCTATGGCGGATTATGCTGATTTTATACCGGTCTGCATAGAGTGGCTGGAGGAAATGGAGGTTTGA
- a CDS encoding glycosyltransferase family 8 protein: MIELALAFQDQDGHYAEHAGVVLASVFHNTASRVNVHILHDQTLTEENKSKLMRLTSRYKHTITFYPITLPENMLQVMENVGSINVWTQACMYRLLLPALIPVEKIIYLDCDVLVNMDLEELWRIDLGQYYLGAVWDQGIMEVAHVINSKGLVPEHYFNSGVVLFALNTIRCHQEWYEETLHFLRSFPDSTMPDQDALNAVFGGNYLQLDRRFNFFNQSIPNHDFHNKIVHFTGTEKFWDQNSPGAGLHHKYLSLTPWRKFRTYLKRRKRKVTHLKLRYKKSRRLHLKVKRSKTLRLSLTELSIIRQLRSRRANLLKAKRKSRYTRH; this comes from the coding sequence ATGATCGAACTTGCGTTAGCTTTTCAGGATCAGGATGGACACTATGCCGAGCATGCCGGAGTTGTTTTAGCCTCGGTTTTCCACAATACCGCTTCCCGTGTTAATGTTCATATTTTGCACGATCAGACTTTAACGGAAGAGAACAAGTCAAAGCTCATGAGACTAACAAGCCGATATAAACACACCATTACCTTCTATCCCATTACTCTTCCTGAAAACATGCTTCAGGTAATGGAAAATGTAGGCTCGATTAATGTATGGACACAGGCATGTATGTACCGCTTGCTTCTTCCCGCACTTATCCCGGTTGAAAAAATCATCTATCTGGACTGCGATGTGCTGGTCAATATGGACCTTGAAGAGCTGTGGCGAATTGATCTGGGTCAGTATTATTTAGGCGCGGTTTGGGATCAGGGCATTATGGAAGTTGCACATGTTATCAATTCCAAAGGTTTGGTTCCCGAGCATTATTTCAATTCCGGAGTGGTTCTGTTTGCCCTGAATACTATCCGCTGCCACCAGGAATGGTACGAAGAAACACTGCACTTTTTGCGCAGTTTCCCGGATTCCACGATGCCTGATCAGGATGCATTGAATGCAGTTTTCGGGGGGAATTACCTTCAGCTGGATCGGCGCTTCAATTTCTTCAACCAGTCTATACCCAATCATGATTTCCATAATAAAATTGTCCATTTTACCGGAACGGAAAAGTTTTGGGATCAAAACTCTCCGGGGGCAGGTCTGCATCATAAATACCTCAGCCTGACGCCGTGGAGAAAATTCAGAACGTATTTGAAACGGAGAAAGCGGAAAGTCACCCACCTTAAACTTCGTTACAAAAAAAGCAGAAGACTTCACTTGAAAGTGAAACGGTCGAAGACTCTCCGCCTCTCCTTAACCGAACTAAGCATCATCAGACAGCTCAGAAGCCGTAGAGCGAATCTTCTCAAAGCCAAAAGAAAAAGCCGTTATACTAGACATTAG
- a CDS encoding DUF1801 domain-containing protein, which produces MKYESESPENYISQLPEDRQEAITQLRSTIKGNLPSGFEETMSYGMISYVVPHHLYAPGYHVNPEQPLPFISIASQKNFIALYHMGVYMHPELLAWFRGEYPKHVQTKLDMGKSCIRFKKTNNIPYGLIAELSRKIAVQEYIEIYERETEKIRKK; this is translated from the coding sequence ATGAAATACGAGTCGGAAAGTCCGGAAAACTATATCAGCCAACTGCCGGAAGATCGTCAGGAAGCCATTACGCAGCTACGGAGCACAATCAAGGGGAATCTTCCAAGCGGCTTCGAGGAAACGATGTCCTATGGCATGATTAGCTATGTTGTTCCACATCACTTGTATGCGCCGGGTTATCACGTGAATCCTGAACAGCCTCTTCCGTTTATAAGCATAGCCTCACAAAAGAATTTTATCGCACTGTATCATATGGGAGTGTATATGCACCCTGAGCTGCTGGCGTGGTTCCGCGGGGAGTATCCGAAGCATGTCCAGACAAAGCTTGATATGGGAAAATCATGTATCCGGTTCAAAAAAACAAACAACATTCCATACGGGCTTATTGCCGAACTGAGCCGCAAGATTGCGGTGCAGGAGTACATTGAAATCTACGAGCGGGAAACAGAAAAGATCAGAAAAAAATAA
- a CDS encoding iron chaperone, with protein MDNKITYESVDDYISRSAPEVQEILQTLRKVIQESAPEAKEKISYQMPTFELHGNLVHFAAFKKHIGLYPAPSGVEAFKEELAEYKGAKGSVQFPLDKPMPYDLISRIVEFRVAENLQQAADKAKKKKLQKQEKSFRANL; from the coding sequence ATGGACAACAAAATTACTTATGAATCTGTGGATGATTATATTTCGAGATCAGCTCCTGAAGTTCAGGAGATCCTCCAAACGTTGAGAAAGGTCATTCAAGAATCGGCCCCTGAGGCGAAAGAAAAGATAAGTTATCAGATGCCTACTTTCGAGCTGCATGGCAATCTGGTCCATTTTGCGGCATTTAAAAAACATATTGGATTGTATCCGGCACCGAGCGGGGTTGAAGCCTTCAAAGAGGAACTGGCGGAATATAAGGGAGCCAAAGGTTCCGTTCAATTCCCTTTAGATAAGCCGATGCCCTATGATTTAATCAGCCGGATCGTTGAATTTAGAGTGGCTGAGAATCTTCAACAAGCAGCGGACAAAGCGAAAAAGAAGAAGCTGCAGAAGCAGGAGAAATCATTCAGGGCGAACCTGTAA
- a CDS encoding CD3324 family protein, protein MDYIRATDVFPERLLQEIQRYIQGELIYIPTRSSERRKWGENSGAANYYVARNEKIRQSFREGVTIDQLSDQFGLSVESIKKIVYSKR, encoded by the coding sequence ATGGATTATATAAGAGCGACGGATGTGTTCCCGGAACGACTACTCCAAGAGATCCAGCGGTATATTCAGGGGGAATTGATCTATATTCCAACCCGTTCAAGCGAGCGGAGAAAATGGGGCGAGAATTCAGGTGCGGCTAACTATTATGTTGCCCGTAATGAAAAGATCCGCCAGAGTTTCCGCGAGGGTGTGACCATCGATCAATTATCTGACCAGTTCGGATTGTCGGTGGAGAGTATTAAGAAAATCGTATATTCGAAGAGATAA
- a CDS encoding RidA family protein: MATVKTYNHNLWDHGITQGYSVNGTIYISGQFSHDTEGAFVGEGDIEAQTRQTLENLDRVLAGFGVTRSNLAYVEIYLTNAQEHFETCVGLFKEYMGEHRPAGSLVGVAFLAYPEQLLEISAVAHTN, from the coding sequence ATGGCTACTGTCAAAACCTACAATCACAATCTTTGGGATCACGGCATCACCCAGGGCTATAGCGTCAACGGCACCATCTACATTTCGGGACAATTTTCCCATGATACGGAGGGCGCGTTCGTTGGCGAGGGCGATATCGAGGCACAGACCCGGCAGACGCTGGAGAATCTCGATCGCGTGCTGGCGGGATTTGGTGTCACGAGGTCGAACCTCGCTTATGTGGAGATCTATCTGACAAACGCGCAAGAGCACTTTGAGACATGCGTCGGACTGTTCAAGGAATACATGGGAGAACACCGGCCAGCCGGCAGTCTCGTCGGTGTGGCCTTCCTGGCTTACCCTGAGCAACTGCTCGAAATCAGTGCCGTCGCACACACCAACTAA
- a CDS encoding winged helix-turn-helix transcriptional regulator: MSMAEYKGKVKNIQDTPFGYTLSVIGGKWKMVIMYLLAENQPVRFNDLKRQIGAITYKTLSSQLKELEADGMVIRKEYPQVPPKVEYSLTDKAETLLPVLEGLCEWGTIHQNN; this comes from the coding sequence ATGAGTATGGCTGAATATAAAGGTAAGGTTAAAAACATTCAAGATACACCATTTGGTTATACCTTGTCCGTTATTGGCGGTAAATGGAAGATGGTGATTATGTACCTGCTGGCAGAAAACCAACCGGTTCGCTTTAATGATCTGAAAAGACAGATAGGTGCTATTACGTATAAAACATTGAGTTCACAACTGAAAGAATTGGAAGCTGACGGTATGGTGATACGGAAAGAGTATCCACAAGTTCCCCCTAAAGTCGAGTACAGTCTCACAGATAAAGCCGAAACACTATTACCTGTTTTGGAAGGTTTATGTGAGTGGGGGACGATACACCAAAATAATTAG